Genomic DNA from Prunus persica cultivar Lovell chromosome G1, Prunus_persica_NCBIv2, whole genome shotgun sequence:
AATTCTGACTTTCAAATTTTACGTCTGTAGTGGCCTATTAACTTGTAAAACTGGTGAAATGTGTTAATGCCGCCGGAATTTGTGACAggttatttgaattttgaaaaaacaaagctGTGATTGGCATGAAGTCAATTGCTCATTTGCTTGTCCTCGTTGCCAGGTTCTGAAGCACATGAATCTTCTAAAATAGACAACGTATATTCGTATTTGATCATggcttcaaattttttgaggtaaacaagaaagaaagccATTGCAAGACAAGATAGGTTGcttctggaattttgaaagaGACCTAAAAACCATAAGTTTGTTAACTTACGTGAAAAGCAACTTTGTGCCAATGCATCCCAGCATGTCAGTCAAGTCATTATAAAATGCATGGTTACATTATAAACTCAGACGGATGCATGATCCTGTGCCCTGATTTGTGTTCTGTTGTATACGAAAGTTATTTCGGTTAGAGATGTGCTGCCCTTTACTTCTGGGTTCATATAAAGACATCACATATGGTCCCAGGAAGCTTGCATTAATAAATTACAGCTTTGTAtcccctttatttttttccagatATGGTCAATTAAACCTATCTCATCAGACCTCTCTCACAGGAGAACACAACATGTCCTTGATATGTTAGACAATATATAGCGTTTAGAGTTTGGGAAACCGTAAGCCAAAGAGTGAAAGTATGACTGTGTGGTGAAAAGGAAAAGTCCTGCACATAGTGAATTGGGGTGTTGTGATTggcaattaaatcaattactTGCACTGATTGCCATTTGCAACCATAAAGTTTTAGGCTTTGAACCCACATGCTCATAACATGCAATATAGTTGTCCTAGCTGTCCCCTCCACTCATATTTGCTCATCATGGGGTCATATATATCTCTTCAGGGACACCAGTGGAAATTAGCATCAATGTAGTGTTTTCTATTAGACAAAACATGTACCTTTCTAGGAACAAATAGAGCTCACTGCAAAACATATGCAAGTCTTATCCCAATCCCCAAACTTCTTTTTACCTGCAAAAAATAAGATAGATGAGAGAATCAAGGTCAAAAAAATCTCTACAAGGAAGAAAAGCCATTTGAAGACAAAATAGGCCGCTTATGGATTTTTGAAAGAGACCTATCAACCAAAAATTCATTCACTAGTCACTTGTGAAGGCAACTTTGTGTACTCGCATCACAGTATGTCAGTCCAGCCAATAGAAGCTACATGTTTTCTACATAAATACAGACAGATAGATGTATGCCCTTTGCCCTCATTTGTGGTCCCTTGCCTATGTAAGTTGTTTCATTTATAGATGTTATAACGGCTGAGTAATTCTGATACTAAATCAGGTATCAGGTAGATAAGCTCTTGGCAATATTGTTCCATTTTACTTCAGCAGAACAAGCTATGTGCTTGATAGAATACTTAAAGAGTTTGAGACAATATCTTAAGTATAGAATTTCTGTATCCATAAGTAATTCTATGACTAGGTCAAGGCACAAAACCCAGATCATTAATTGTTATTTTCATGttggagaaaaacaagagagaaacaataaataaattcaaccTCTACAAGAATGATCAGAAACGAATTACCCAAGCTGATCCAGCTGAGCTGCCTTCAGATCTTTTTACTCTTACAATGTACACCTAAACAGACAACATAatcaatgaaattatattaaaaaaatgaaaaagtcaTGTATCCCTGAGCCCCCAAATCAAAATGTGATAATAATCAATCACCTTAAATGCAGTAGGCCGGATCAATTGAAAAACCAATGCATCCCCTTCCACCAAATCATGAGCAAATGCAAATTCTTTCCATCCAGCAGAGAGTCCAAATCTTTGGGCCAAGTATCGAGTCAGGTACTCGTTGCCATCTACATCTACCAATGTCATAACTTCATCACCCTTTGAGAGGTTCTCCATGCAGAACTGTCTTTTAAGACACTGTTGCCAAAATCAGATAGATAAATTACTCCTTACAATTACATTCTACCGGTTCACCAACTTGACTTGCTTAATGTTTTACCAGAAAGAATCCACCACTGATATAAGATGGGACTATCGTTTTCACAATGGTCGGGTTATCGGATCCCAAACCCGACACTAATTCCTGGGCTTCATGCAATGCGGCAGCTCTGGCTTCATCTGAGCAGAAGCGTTTGTTCGGTTCCACAAACCCTTCTGCCAACTAGAGCGGTAAGACCTTCTGGGCATTCTTACTCGTTCAACAAAAACCTGTGAAAAATCACAACATCACCAAAGATtgcaactttcttttttctctctttttttttttttttttttcattcggAAGACATAAAGATTGAAACTTTGAACAATTAGTAGAGGGAAAAATGAAATCGGCCCACCTCTTTGTAAACCGGGGAAGAATGATTCGAGACGCGAGTGGATCTCCGGACCTGAACAAGATGCTTCTCGAACGTACGAGGCCTCGCGAGCTCCACCTGAGAAGGTGATCgtacaagagagagagagagagagagagagagagagagagagaggtgatgAGGGAAGGAGGGGTTGGCGTACAGGGGCTGGATGAGCCAGCTGGGCAAGCTGAGGCAGATTGAGTGCTGCCATTTTCTTCCTATTTTCCTCCAGGCTCTGCTGCCGAGACTCCTCGTATAACCACTTAGGCTTGGCCATCACCATTTTCCCAAGAACCAAGCAGAGAattctctgtgtctctctgtATCTGCCACTTAGCCGAAGCTTTTGCCCTGGGGTTCTGTGTTTAATTCAAAAGGGGTTTAAGGAGAGTTAATGTggagggagaaaaaaaatggaaggaaaaaTTTTCGATTTTACCGatgataataaatattttatttcataaacATGATGAAAGATTTGGGCTGGGCTGCACAATTTGGGCCAACATTTCACTTTGTGACTTTGAACATGGTCTATTGGTCCAGTAACTTGTAAAAGTGGTGAAATGCATACAGAATTTGACTGCCTCGTTTCATGGTTTGCATATAATGAACACTGAAGCTGAAGCCTAGCTTACAGTATGAGAAATTACAAGCCTTTCTTCAGATATGCATGATCATTTGTGAATCCACAAGCCAAGGGTCAAGAGAGTACATAAGAAATATGCATTTACAATTCGAAGAAAATGTAATTAGTGGTCAATGCGTCTACAAGAATGATCACAAAACAATCGCCAACATTGACCCAACTTCACAATAGTTAAAGCTTGTTGCCATCTTCAGGCCTTCCCACCCTTAAAATGTACACCTGAAAAGACAATACAAGTACATAAGATCAAAAGTAAAACCAAAGTAGGAAGGTCTAAACAAATGTAGGAAATGGTATGTGTCTTCATAATTTACCTTGAATACTGTACGGCGAATCAACTGAAAAACCAATGCATCCCCATCAACCAAATCATGAGCAACTGCAAATCCCTTCCATCCACCACTGAGTCCTGTCTTCCGGGCCAAGTATATAGTCGGGTACTCGTTGCCATCTTCATCTATCAATGTCATAACTTCATCACCCTTTGGGAGGTGCTCCTTGCAGAACTGGACTTGAAGACCCTGTTGCCAAAATTAGATAGAGTTATTACTAGTTCCCATCTACTGTTGAATCAAATTGACTGCTCCTACATAGTTACACAATATGAAGCAGCACACTGTAACCAAAAACATGAAGCAGTACGTTGCCCTATAACACACATTTTAGTTTACAATTTCGAACCTGATAGAATATCCATTAACAAGAGTAAATTGGTCCTTCAACTGGTTATGGAGCAGTACATATGAAGCAGCAcattgtaaccaaaaaaatataaagcagTACATTGCCATAGAAACAGTTTACAAATTGGAACCGGATAGAACATCCATTAAGGAGTAAATTGGTCTTTCAACTGGTTATGGAGCGGTACATTGCACAAATAAAGTAAACTACAGTGTTCAAAACATGTGGGATTTTAGCAAAACAAACAATGCCACACCACAATAACACAGAAAAGTAACATGATAAAGTGAAAAAGGTGAGATTGTGAGCAAATAAAGCGACTTGATTACCAGCCAGAATCCACCAGAAACATGAGATGGGAGCATTGTTTTTACAAAGATCGGGTGATCAGATCCCAGACCAGACTCTAAATTCTCAGCTCTCTCCATGGCTTCAGCTCTGGCTTCATCCGAAGCATATACCCGGTTCGACAAATCCCTGTGCCTACTAGAGTAGGACTTTCTGGGTATCATCACTCGATCAACAACAACCTGTCACAAATTGTAAGATCACAAAAGATTGAAACTTTCATACgttttttataaaacaaaaaatttgaacaagtAGTGgaggaaaaatgaaagaacCCACTTCTTTGTAAACAGGGGTAGGCAGGTTTGCGACGCGAGAGGACCTCCTCACCACAACCATCTGCTTCTCTACGGTACGAGGCTTCGTCCGCTTCATCTAAGAATGAAAGATAAAGCAGAGTGAGATGTTTTCGCATAATGGATATAGGTGCTGAGAGAAGgaggggtttagggtttaggctTACTTACAGGGGAGGGTTTGGGAGAAGATGTGGTTTTAAGAGCCTGAGCAAGCTGAGGCAGATTCAGTGCTTCCATTCTCTTCTTGTTTTCCTCCAATCTCTGCCTACGAGACTCCTCGTAGGACAGCTTGGACTTGGCCATCACCATTTTCCCCATAACCAAGCAGAAATAtttctgtctctctctgtctctgatttttgttttcagttttgagtggaagaaggaaggaaaatgGTGGCAAAGTCTACATTTAAAAGACACTCCTTGCGAGTCGACCGTTAATTTCCCACTGCTTTAGAAATGGACGAATCACATTTTGAagttgattattattattatccatAAATTATGCTTGTGACTTGTCAATGGACGTAGTTTTATCCTTTTACTGCTGTAGCAGTCAATCAATTGGCGTTAAATCGTATCAGAcgattcaaattcaaactttcAAATTTACCCTCTCTAGTCCGGGTCAAGTAACTTGGTTCCAGAAAAAAATAGTATTCCGGTAATTGTAAAATTGGTGGAAGAACAATTGTAAAGAATTGGGGTGGCTGTGATTGCCATTTTCAATGGAAAGACCTCAGATTCTGAAGCACATATAGCTGTCttggttctttttttctttttcacataaaattgtatttgtttatttttcacaaaacatGTGCAAAGAACCAGAattggcatatatatatggtgGTTTTGCAAGTATTTCAATCAAGCCTTACTTTTGATATGATTGTTTAATCTATCTCAATATCACAGCTGAAGGAACCATGTGATTGGTATGCAATAGAGTTTTAGACAATATCTAGTGTATGGAATTTGGAACCCATAAGCCAAAGGGTAAATCTATGACTAGGTCAAGGAAGTACATAAGAAATGTACATTTACAATTCCTGGGGAAATTCGTGGTctaaatgatgaagaagcGATAGAAATCAGGTCACAAATTGCTATTTCTTTGGTCAATGCATAAGctgcaaaagaaagagagaaccAGTACGTAAATTCTACCTCTCTCCACGAAAGATCACAAAACAATCCCCAATATTGAGCCAAAAGTTCAATAGTAATCTTGTTGCCCTCTTAAGTTCTTTCCACCCTTATAATGTACACCTGAAATGATGATACAAGCACATAAAGTTAAAAATAGAAACTGAAAGCTGAAAACAAAGTAATGGGATGGTCTGATAAACGTAGCACATGATTCGTCCGGCACTTATCTAGTTAGAATAATTTGTATCTATTGAAGGCAATATACTTATTTCCACCATCGGCTCAAACACCATTTCTCATGTATCCCTGAGTccccaaatcaaaatttagTAATCAATCACCTTGAATGTTTTAGGCCGGATTAGTTGAAAAACCAATGCATCCCCATCCACCAATTCATGAGCAATTGCAAACCCTCTCCACCCACCACTGAGTCCTCGTTTATTGGCCAAGTATACAATCTGGTACTCGTCGCCATCTTCATCTACCAATATCACAGATTCATCGCGCTTTGGGAGGTTCTTGTTGCAGAAATGGATTGGAAGACCCTGTTGCCAAAATTTGACACAAGAATTACAAGTCTACTGGTGAATCAAATTGACTCTTCATGCACAATATGAATCAGGCAGCATATCACATAGATAACGGTGATCAGCATAATGGGATATGCCACTTCCCTCAAACTAGACCTGGCTAATCAAGTAGGTGATAACCATTCACCTAGAAAGACATAGTTTACAATTTCGATTATGACAGAACATCCATTACAGAGCAAATTGGTCCTTAAATCAGTTACAGAGCAGGCAGGTACGAGATTATGGTCATACAGACAATGTATAATAAGTTTGTAACTAGAAGCCAAACAGGACAGAACAACCCAGTATATAGAAGCCAAACAGGATGAATATGCTGTTCAAATCATGTGCCCTTTTGACAAACAATGTCGTACTCATACCAATACATAAGAAGCATACAATGGAAAGGTGACATTTTGAGCATATAAAGAAAAGCGACTTGTTTACCAGCCAGAATCCACCAGTGACATGTGATTGGAGCATGGGTTTCACAAAGGTCGGGTGATCGGATCCCAAACCCGACTCTAATTCCTCGGCTCTCTCTGTCGCCTCAGCTCTTGCTTCATCTGAAGCATATACCCGGTTCGAAAAATCCCTATGCTTCGAAGTAGAATGCCTTCTGGGCATTCTCAATGGATCCACAGCAATCTGTCACAATTCATAACATCACTAAAGATTGTAACTTtgttactcaaaacccaaaaagaaagaaactttgaACAATTACTagatgaaaaatgaaagaaccCACTTCTTTGTAAACAGGGGTAGGCAGGTTTGCGACGCGAGAGGACCTCCTCACCACAACCATCTGCTTCTCGACTGTCCGAGGCTTTGCTCGCTTCATCTGAAAATGGAAGATAAAGCAGAGTGAGATGTTTTTGCATAACAGAGATAGATGCTGAGAGAAGGAGGGGTTAAGGATTAGGCTTACTTACAGGAGAGGGTTTAGGAAAGGATGGGGCTTTTAGAGCCTGAGCAAGCTGGGGCAGATTCAGTGCCTCCATTCTCTTCTTGTTTTCCTCCATCCTCTGCCGTCGAGACTCCTCGTATGATAAATTGGCGGCCACCATTTTTCCCTAGAACCAAACggaaaatttctctctctcttaatctctggtttttttgtttttttgttttgtttttggtggaGGAAGGAAAGTGAAATGGTGGCAAAGTCCTTATTTTAAACACCCTCCTTCCCATCGGTCAGCAGCAGGAATTCATTgtaatgttctttttttggtgaaaagattcattgtatttttatttccatGTACAGTTCCTATcacttaaaataaattatgctTATTAATTGCGAATTTGTGATACATCAATCAAAGGGCCTGCTTGCTTGTGTTCCTTTTATTGGTGTACGACTCAATCAATTGGCATCAAATCCGATCCAACGggtcaaattcaaaatttcaaaatttaccTCTGTTGCAATTATTTTGAGCTGCCCAATGATTTTGTAACTTCTACAACTGGTGAAACTGTTTTTGAGAATAGCAGTGTTAAGGTGAATTGCTATGTACCTAAATAATTTTTGACCATCGATGCACGTGAAACTCACGACATATCAAGGGTCAGAGTTCACCCACGTAGGTATAAACTACTAATGGTGGCATCATTTCACGACGACGAATACATGGAATACATACTTGTTGAAAGAGAAGTTAACACACTAAAAACACCCAACTTGATATCAATAAACTGATGATCTTTAGCGCCACATCcatcaaattgaaaatgtttaCTAGTTAACTGGAGTCGCATAAAGCAAACAACAAACCACACCCTCGTGCCTCGTCAAAGTTTACGTGATCAATATTTGATCAAGCCCAAGTTCTTGAGCCAAGGCAACACCTCCCCCAATCCTTCTTTCAATCCTCTGGGACTATAATCCAGCTCCTGCTTGGCCTTGTCACATGAATATGCCCATTGATGTCTCAAAACATAAACAGTCTGCAACCAAATGAACCAACCACCACAAAATCATAACCCTAAAATTCGAGCACAACACAAACATTATCATCAACAACAAgatcaaacccaaaacccacattACATACCGGAGGACTAATCAGAGGAAGCTTCCCTGTAATTCGAGAGAAAAGAACAGACGCCCATCCGTACACCTCAATCAACCACAATGGGATCCCAAATTTAGGCCTCTGCGTCTGAGTGATCACAGCTGCTACATCGAAAACGTGCTTAAACGATGCGTTTTCACCTGTTAGCAGATACCTCTCACCTGTTCGACCTTTTTCCATAGCTCTGATATGGCCCTCCACAACATCATCGACATGGCTAAACGAATACCTATCGTTACCGGACCCTATATATCCAGGCAATCGGCCGTTGAACCGCTCGACGATCATCCGAGCGACGACGTTTCCAGCGGTGATCTTTCCGGGCCCGTAGATTACTCCGGGATAAAGCAGCACCAACGGCAGCTCCTCTTGCTGCGCGGCCTGTAGCGCGATTTTATCGGCGGCAGCTTTCGATTTCTCGTACTCCGTACAGAAGAACTTCTCGTGATGGATCTGAGCCTCGTCGGCGACGTGGCCATCGGTCGGTCCGAGCGCGAAAAACGACGACGTGTAGATGACCTTCTGTACGGTCTTTGTCTCTCGAACCGCTCGCAGCACGTTCTTCAAACCCCCGACGTTGACCTAACGGGATCGGAGATTGAAAAGGAACGAACTTTACGAATCAAATACACAAAAAGGTGAaaacttgaattttgaatAGATTTTGCGAGAAGCGGGAGCTTACGGAGAAGAACTTGGAGGGGTCGGGAAGCCAGGGCTCAACCACGGCGGCTGCGTGGAAAACGACGTCGCAGCCGGAGAAGGCGGAGAGGAGGGAGTTGTAGTCGGTGACGTCGCCGTGGACGAGTTCGAGGCCACCGTTACCGGTTGGTGACGGTGGAGGCAGGGAGGAGAGGTCGCTGGTTGGGCGGACCAAGGCGCGAACAGAATAGCCTTGTTTCAGCAGCTCGTGGCACAATCTGCCTCCTAGGTAGCCGGAGGCGCCGGTCAACAgtattttcatctctccttttaGCAAAATTCACCGATTCAGAATTGTTTTGACTTTTGAAGAAGAGTTGATATTCAAGGAAGTTCATTTgcatgaagaaacaaaaacatattttcttttcttttctgttatttatttatttacttatatttgttttgtgttttgaaatagtatatatttttaacatGAAGAGGTAGATTGGAACTTAAATTACACAAAGTGAATAGGATTCAACAAAAGCCAGAAGATTATTATtactaatatttatttatttattttttctttttgtacatTTACAAGTTCCTCTAATTTTCATTACAATGATTCTCATCACCCACCAAAGGTTCTTCAATGAAGCCACTGTACATTTTTACGTAGGAGAAAGAGATCATCAGCCTCCTtattacaaaaagaaataagaaaattttccCAATTATACCATTCTATAATCTTGACCGACGTATGCACTTGATTGGATTAAAAGGGGCATGCCTTCTTCTTGAAGCCAATGAACGGCGGTTCCCATTCAAAGAGCCCGACGATGATTTTATATCCCAATCCTCAACAGTTTTCGGAACACAGATGTCAAAAAGTATCTGACCGAGGACACCATGGACATTCATGGTTGGCGTTGGCGGGTTAGGCAGGTGAATCAAACCTTCCTTGCGCTCGTCTTGCATGGACCCAACATCTCTGCCTCCATCATACTCCATTGAACCGGGCGTGAAGAAGTGATCACTGGATGCCAGAGTGACTCCTCGAAACCCATTTGAGCCACCAGCAGCTTTTCTGAGACTACTCATCGGTTCATTGTCAATGATCTCATCTTGTGCTGCCTGCATACCCGATGTTTCTGCTTCCAGTCGTCGAATTCTTTGAGAATAAACTCCAACTGCTTTACCAAGGAGCTCAGTTACAGCAGCCTTGTAATCAATTGGATAATGCCTGTAATGGTCTGTGAGTCACAGCATTGAATCAAGTTGTAGGATTTAGTACATTTACACTATTCTCTAAATAAGCATTTTACTAGTAAGAAAGCTCTACATACAGTGAATAGCATTTGTTACTACTAAGTTTAGGTTTAGAAGCAGACCTACGTGAGGAGAGCCATTCCATTTTACTAGTTTAACATCAGCCCCAAGTTCTCGTAAGCGTtgagaaaaattatatataacttGAAATGGAGCGAGATCATCGTTCTCTGAGCATAAGATTAGATATGGGGCCTGCATGCCCTGCATAAGAATGATACTGAATAAATGGAAGAGaaacaaatatgaatttttttataacataatAGAATATAACCTGGAGTGTAACTAGTAACTTACAACAGTGGAGTAGAGAGTCTGCCAATACTCGGCACGGTGTGACTCAAACCGGTTGAGGAAGAGGGCATCAAGGCCAGAAGCAATGCCATTCGCCATCCAGGATGCGAATCTCGGTGGATGGGATATGTTCAGGACATTTGGGTGAAGAACAAATTTAGTACCCAGATCACTAGTAAAGTCCACTGGACTGGAATCATAGATGTGGCCAGAAATACAGTCCCTAACCAGTCGACAATCATCCTTCACagccaaaaatgaaaattaataagATTACGAAATGGAACACACTATATTGCCCTTAacataaaaacataaacaattaCCTAAAATCTATTGATAGATAAACAATGAGAATGAAAAcatattcttttttggt
This window encodes:
- the LOC18788293 gene encoding B3 domain-containing protein At3g19184; the protein is MVAANLSYEESRRQRMEENKKRMEALNLPQLAQALKAPSFPKPSPMKRAKPRTVEKQMVVVRRSSRVANLPTPVYKEIAVDPLRMPRRHSTSKHRDFSNRVYASDEARAEATERAEELESGLGSDHPTFVKPMLQSHVTGGFWLGLPIHFCNKNLPKRDESVILVDEDGDEYQIVYLANKRGLSGGWRGFAIAHELVDGDALVFQLIRPKTFKVYIIRVERT
- the LOC18788887 gene encoding B3 domain-containing protein At5g42700, yielding MGKMVMAKSKLSYEESRRQRLEENKKRMEALNLPQLAQALKTTSSPKPSPMKRTKPRTVEKQMVVVRRSSRVANLPTPVYKEVVVDRVMIPRKSYSSRHRDLSNRVYASDEARAEAMERAENLESGLGSDHPIFVKTMLPSHVSGGFWLGLQVQFCKEHLPKGDEVMTLIDEDGNEYPTIYLARKTGLSGGWKGFAVAHDLVDGDALVFQLIRRTVFKVYILRVGRPEDGNKL
- the LOC109949998 gene encoding uncharacterized protein LOC109949998 translates to MKILLTGASGYLGGRLCHELLKQGYSVRALVRPTSDLSSLPPPSPTGNGGLELVHGDVTDYNSLLSAFSGCDVVFHAAAVVEPWLPDPSKFFSVNVGGLKNVLRAVRETKTVQKVIYTSSFFALGPTDGHVADEAQIHHEKFFCTEYEKSKAAADKIALQAAQQEELPLVLLYPGVIYGPGKITAGNVVARMIVERFNGRLPGYIGSGNDRYSFSHVDDVVEGHIRAMEKGRTGERYLLTGENASFKHVFDVAAVITQTQRPKFGIPLWLIEVYGWASVLFSRITGKLPLISPPTVYVLRHQWAYSCDKAKQELDYSPRGLKEGLGEVLPWLKNLGLIKY
- the LOC18788296 gene encoding uncharacterized protein LOC18788296, which translates into the protein MWGFGGRYYWGRKKRSDEIEGIVVVFAWMSSQERHLKSYVELYSSIGWNTLVCHAQFLNMFFPEKATTLATDILNELLEELKIKPCPVVFASFSGGPKACMFKVIQIIEGTCEAKLNLDDCRLVRDCISGHIYDSSPVDFTSDLGTKFVLHPNVLNISHPPRFASWMANGIASGLDALFLNRFESHRAEYWQTLYSTVGMQAPYLILCSENDDLAPFQVIYNFSQRLRELGADVKLVKWNGSPHVDHYRHYPIDYKAAVTELLGKAVGVYSQRIRRLEAETSGMQAAQDEIIDNEPMSSLRKAAGGSNGFRGVTLASSDHFFTPGSMEYDGGRDVGSMQDERKEGLIHLPNPPTPTMNVHGVLGQILFDICVPKTVEDWDIKSSSGSLNGNRRSLASRRRHAPFNPIKCIRRSRL